The Mycobacterium riyadhense sequence TATCGACGCCACCATCTCCTTTGGTGGTGCGGCGAATCAGGAACTGGCTCTGGTCACCCCGGACGTGAACGCTCTGGCCGCGAAGTACCAGTCGGTGATGGATGCCTACGGCTTCCACAAGCTCGATTTCGACATCGAGGGCGCGGCCCAGGGTGACGTCGCATCGCTGACACGTCGCGCGCAGGCGATCACCATGCTGCAGACGGCGGGGAATGCGAGCGGTACCCCGGTGGAGGTTTCGTTCACTCTTCCGGTGCTGCCGACGGGTTTGACCGCCGACGGGATGCGGGTGGTTACCAACGCTATCGCCAATGGCGTGGACATCGCGCACGTCAACATCATGGCGATGGACTATTTTGACCCGAGTCTGCCGTACGAGGGCAAGATGGGTGACTATGCGATTCAGGCGGCAACGGCTGTGCACGATCAGTTGGTGCCGTTGTATCCGTCGAAGACCGATGCGGAGATCTGGGCGATGGTCGATGTGACGCCCATGATCGGCGTCAACGACCATACGGTCGAAGTGTTCACCCTTGCCGACGCGCAGAAGCTCACCACGTTCGCCGAGGAAAAGGGCTTGGGCGGACTGCACATGTGGTCGATCAACCGCGACTACCCGGGTCCAGTGGGCACCCTGTCAAACACCAGCAGTGGCGTCTCGCAAAGCACCTTTGCGTACTCCCAGATCTTCGGGGAGTTCGACGACTGAGAAACCCGGCCGCTATTTGAGTTCGGACGACGACAGGCCCAGCAGTCGGCGGGCAACCACCAGCTGCTGGATCTGCTGCGTCCCCTCGAAGATGTCCAGGATCTTGGAGTCGCGACCCCACTTCTCCAACAGCGTCTGCTCCGAATAGCCAGTGGTGCCGGCCAATTCGACGGTTTTGAGGGTGACGTCGCTGGCCATTCGGCCGGCTTTGGCCTTGCTCATCGACGCTTCTTTGGAGTTGGGGATGTTGTTGTCGGCCTGCCAGGCCGCACGCAGCGACAACAGGTAGCTGGCCTCCCAGTCGGCCTCCATCCGCAAAAACTCTGCCGCAGCCGCGCTTTGGACGTTTGCGGGCTTGTCGTAGTCGATCTCCACCCCGGCGTTGGTGAGGATCTTGCGGATCTCCTCCAGCGCGGCACGGCCGATCCCGACGGCCATGGCGGCAACGATCGGCCGGGTGTTGTCGAAGGTTTCCATCACCCCGGCAAAACCCTTGCCGACTTCGATTTCCGGGTTGCCCAGCAGGTTGTCCTTGGGGATGCGGGCGTTGTCGAACCGGATCACAGCAGTGTCGGATCCCTTGATGCCGAGCTTGTGCTCGAGACGTTCGACCGTGACACCGGGATGCTCGCGCGGCACGATGAACGACTTGATTGCCGGGCGGCCCAAGGACTTATCCAGCGTGGCCCACACCACGATGTGAGTGGCGCGCGAACCGGCGGTGACAAAGATCTTCTCGCCATTGATCACGTACTCGTCGCCGTCCAGAGTGGCCGTCGTCGATACCGCGGCCGAGTCCGAGCCGAATCCCGGCTCGGTGATGGCCATTGCCGCCCAGACCTTGCCCAACCGTTCTAGCTGCTCATCGGTGGCGACTGCCGAGATGGCCGCATTACCCAGTCCCTGATAGGGGATGGACAGCATCATCGCGACGTCGCCCCAGCTGGCCTCCAACGTCTGCAGCAGCGCGGCCATGTTGGCGCCGTTGTGGTTCTTGTCTCTATCTTCCTCGTCGTCGCCAAGCGCATCGGCGCCGGCGAACGCGAACGATTCCGAGGCTCCCTCGAACAGATTGATCAGCGTGTCGAGTTCGACCGGGTAGGCGTGTTCTTTCAGGTCGTACTTGCGGGCGATCGGCCGCACCAGTTCTGCGACGCCCTGATGCGTTTTGTGCATGACCGCTTGCAGTTTGCGCGGTAATTCC is a genomic window containing:
- a CDS encoding acyl-CoA dehydrogenase family protein, with translation MAINLELPRKLQAVMHKTHQGVAELVRPIARKYDLKEHAYPVELDTLINLFEGASESFAFAGADALGDDEEDRDKNHNGANMAALLQTLEASWGDVAMMLSIPYQGLGNAAISAVATDEQLERLGKVWAAMAITEPGFGSDSAAVSTTATLDGDEYVINGEKIFVTAGSRATHIVVWATLDKSLGRPAIKSFIVPREHPGVTVERLEHKLGIKGSDTAVIRFDNARIPKDNLLGNPEIEVGKGFAGVMETFDNTRPIVAAMAVGIGRAALEEIRKILTNAGVEIDYDKPANVQSAAAAEFLRMEADWEASYLLSLRAAWQADNNIPNSKEASMSKAKAGRMASDVTLKTVELAGTTGYSEQTLLEKWGRDSKILDIFEGTQQIQQLVVARRLLGLSSSELK